A DNA window from Bubalus bubalis isolate 160015118507 breed Murrah chromosome 20, NDDB_SH_1, whole genome shotgun sequence contains the following coding sequences:
- the TMEM251 gene encoding transmembrane protein 251 isoform X2 produces MMNFRQRMGWIGVGLYLLASAAAFYYVFEINESYNRLALEHIQQHPEEPLEGTTWTHSLKTRLLSLPFWFWTIVFLIPYLQIFLFLYSCTRADPKTVGYCIIPICLAVICNRHQAFVKASNQISRLQLIDT; encoded by the coding sequence ATGATGAATTTCCGTCAGCGGATGGGATGGATCGGAGTGGGACTGTACCTATTAGCAAGTGCAGCAGCATTTTACTACGTTTTTGAAATCAATGAGAGTTACAACAGGCTGGCCTTGGAACACATTCAACAGCACCCAGAGGAGCCCCTTGAAGGAACCACGTGGACACACTCCTTGAAAACTCGGTTGCTCTCCCTGCCTTTTTGGTTCTGGACAATTGTTTTTCTGATACCTTACTTacagatatttttattcctttactcTTGTACAAGAGCTGACCCCAAAACGGTGGGCTACTGTATTATTCCCATATGCTTGGCAGTTATATGCAATCGCCACCAAGCATTTGTCAAGGCTTCTAATCAGATCAGCAGACTACAACTGATTGACACATAA
- the GON7 gene encoding EKC/KEOPS complex subunit GON7 isoform X1 — protein MELLGEYVGLEGQRQQLRVPCEAPGVTDPFQSLLSGVAQMRELVTELFGSQVQREAQDRVSAAPDEALDGDDEDDSEDENNTDNRTKSDGPSAKRQKTPS, from the exons ATGGAGCTGTTGGGAGAGTACGTCGGACTGGAAGGGCAGCGACAGCAGCTACGGGTGCCCTGTGAGGCGCCGGGCGTCACCGACCCTTTCCAGAGCTTGTTGTCCGGTGTGGCTCAGATGAGGGAGCTGGTGACTGAGCTCTTCGGCTCTCAGGTACAGCGGGAAGCACAGGACCGGGTGTCGGCGGCTCCCGACGAGGCCTTGGACG gtgatgatgaagatgattCAGAAGATGAAAATAACACTGATAACAGAACTAAATCAGATGGACCATCTGCAAAACGGCAAAAAACACCATCTTAA